Proteins encoded by one window of Deinococcus seoulensis:
- a CDS encoding vWA domain-containing protein, giving the protein MTHLPQMPTLELLPLRAALPAGQDSELTVLLRVHPAPAPSGNGTRPPLNLSFIIDRSGSMSGQPIEMARRATQTAIRLMQPHDRVSVVAFDDSIDTVIAPQHVTDPETLCRAVEGVTDRGSTNLYGGWLEGAMLTAQHLDPQALNRVLILSDGQANAGETRTDVIAQHVRGLTARGVSTSTVGLGRHYDETLLQAMADAGDGNYEHIENEEGLPAFFSAELQGLTRTTGQTVSLGIEPNPALGSLRCDVLNDLPRNSYGRWQLPNLKAGQPLDLVLTLHVPAQSAAPATGVTRVRLAWNDRQSLRQTLRAQLTLPVLDADSYAALPDDPRVALAAERLRAARVREQAVAYAAAGNIQQSRTTLTRESQRLSALHLHGLQSDVDELLSLDQDFATDELLARKRAASQSYNVRRSKPEL; this is encoded by the coding sequence ATGACCCACCTCCCCCAGATGCCCACCCTCGAACTCCTGCCCCTGCGCGCCGCCCTGCCCGCCGGACAGGACAGCGAACTGACCGTCCTGCTGCGCGTCCACCCGGCCCCCGCCCCCAGCGGCAACGGCACGCGGCCCCCGCTGAACCTGTCGTTCATCATCGACCGCAGCGGCTCCATGAGCGGCCAGCCCATCGAGATGGCCCGCCGCGCCACGCAGACCGCCATCCGCCTGATGCAACCCCACGACCGCGTCAGCGTCGTCGCGTTCGACGACTCCATCGACACCGTCATCGCCCCGCAGCACGTCACGGACCCCGAAACCCTGTGCCGCGCCGTGGAAGGCGTCACGGACCGGGGCAGCACCAACCTGTACGGCGGCTGGCTCGAAGGCGCCATGCTGACCGCGCAGCACCTCGACCCGCAGGCCCTCAACCGCGTCCTGATCCTCAGCGACGGGCAGGCCAACGCCGGCGAGACCCGCACCGACGTGATCGCGCAGCACGTCCGGGGCCTCACCGCGCGCGGCGTCAGCACCAGCACCGTCGGCCTGGGCCGCCACTACGACGAGACGCTGCTGCAGGCCATGGCCGACGCCGGGGACGGCAACTACGAACACATCGAGAACGAGGAAGGCCTCCCCGCGTTCTTCAGCGCCGAGTTGCAGGGCCTGACCCGCACCACCGGGCAGACCGTCAGCCTGGGCATCGAACCCAACCCGGCGCTCGGCAGCCTGCGCTGCGACGTACTGAACGACCTGCCCCGCAATTCGTACGGCCGCTGGCAACTCCCGAACCTGAAGGCCGGACAGCCGCTCGATCTCGTCCTGACGCTGCACGTGCCCGCGCAGAGCGCCGCGCCCGCCACCGGCGTGACCCGCGTACGCCTCGCCTGGAACGACCGGCAGAGCCTCCGGCAGACCCTCCGCGCGCAACTGACCCTCCCGGTCTTGGACGCCGATTCGTACGCCGCGCTGCCCGACGACCCCCGCGTGGCCCTGGCCGCCGAACGCCTGCGCGCCGCCCGCGTCCGCGAGCAGGCCGTCGCGTACGCCGCCGCCGGAAACATCCAGCAGTCCCGCACCACCCTGACCCGCGAGAGCCAGCGCCTGAGCGCCCTGCACCTGCACGGGTTGCAGAGCGACGTGGACGAACTCCTCAGCCTCGACCAGGACTTCGCCACCGACGAGCTCCTGGCCCGCAAACGCGCCGCCAGCCAGAGCTACAACGTCCGCCGCAGCAAACCCGAACTCTGA
- a CDS encoding MerR family transcriptional regulator yields the protein MLGIAQDWVGGIDEFVAEANVWLSRLLPEDRAGRPKDEVNARLVRHYTTSGLLPAPRREGREARYDRLHLLHLLALRRLMADGLSGKALFAALSGRSEADLERLAQWGAEAGQHEAVVVGSQARRSVQGGAAMEYLMRLRGTGVTESLNIRPPELTARAVPERRAARSVQVRSQVLVRSGLEVLVGERFRWPRDEADWDELLGEVRESLSDVQRRQRGASGDDA from the coding sequence ATGCTGGGAATCGCGCAGGACTGGGTGGGCGGAATCGACGAGTTCGTCGCGGAGGCGAACGTGTGGTTGTCGCGCCTGCTGCCCGAGGACCGCGCGGGGCGGCCGAAGGATGAGGTGAATGCGCGGCTGGTGCGGCATTACACCACGTCGGGGTTACTTCCGGCGCCGCGCCGGGAGGGCCGTGAGGCGCGGTATGACCGCCTGCACCTGCTGCACCTGCTGGCGTTGCGGCGCCTGATGGCGGACGGTCTGAGCGGGAAGGCGCTGTTCGCGGCGCTGTCGGGCCGGTCGGAGGCGGATCTGGAGCGGCTGGCGCAGTGGGGCGCGGAGGCGGGCCAGCACGAGGCCGTGGTGGTGGGAAGTCAGGCACGCCGTTCTGTTCAGGGCGGGGCGGCGATGGAGTACCTCATGAGGTTGCGGGGCACTGGGGTGACCGAGAGCCTGAACATACGGCCGCCGGAACTGACGGCGCGGGCGGTGCCGGAGCGGCGGGCGGCGCGGTCGGTGCAGGTGCGGTCGCAGGTGCTGGTGCGCAGTGGGCTGGAGGTGCTGGTGGGAGAGCGGTTCCGCTGGCCGCGTGACGAGGCGGACTGGGACGAGTTGCTGGGTGAGGTGCGCGAGTCACTGAGTGACGTGCAGCGGCGGCAGCGGGGCGCGTCAGGGGATGACGCGTAG